In bacterium, a single window of DNA contains:
- a CDS encoding YraN family protein has protein sequence MWDTIIARFKRTSADNDRIAIGKYGEHVAVEHLKEKGFQIIARNWRCFYGEIDIIARDKTELAFIEVKTRRNTWTEFWSPESAVDENKRRRLRRLAQCYIARNRNIAFTEVRFDIISVVLTQRANVDSITHIPDAF, from the coding sequence TTGTGGGATACAATAATCGCAAGGTTCAAACGCACATCTGCGGATAACGATAGAATTGCTATCGGTAAATATGGCGAGCACGTAGCAGTGGAACATTTAAAAGAAAAAGGATTTCAAATTATCGCTCGGAATTGGCGATGTTTTTACGGCGAAATCGATATTATCGCGCGAGATAAAACGGAATTAGCTTTTATTGAAGTCAAAACGCGGCGGAATACCTGGACGGAATTTTGGTCGCCGGAATCAGCGGTTGATGAAAATAAACGGCGGCGATTACGGCGATTAGCGCAATGTTATATCGCCCGAAATCGGAATATTGCATTTACCGAAGTGCGATTCGATATTATCAGTGTCGTATTAACGCAACGAGCAAACGTAGATTCAATCACGCATATACCAGATGCGTTTTAA
- the rpsT gene encoding 30S ribosomal protein S20, producing MAKRHKSALKQLRKSLKNRERNRKIKSQLRNAVKKIDGLVAAKDIETAKSVLAKTIPMLNRAATKGIIHKNTAARLVSRLTKSVNKLAASA from the coding sequence ATGGCAAAACGACATAAATCAGCGTTAAAACAGTTACGAAAATCACTCAAGAATCGGGAACGTAACCGAAAAATTAAATCGCAGTTACGGAATGCGGTGAAAAAGATTGATGGGTTAGTTGCGGCAAAAGATATCGAAACTGCGAAATCAGTTTTAGCTAAAACTATTCCGATGCTAAATCGTGCCGCAACGAAAGGGATTATCCATAAAAATACTGCTGCGCGGTTAGTATCGCGCTTAACGAAAAGTGTGAATAAACTCGCTGCGTCAGCATGA
- a CDS encoding lysophospholipid acyltransferase family protein: MKLSKKIKHNAVYWLIIGCKKLVQWVPLKVALAISSIFATIGYYMVAKNRKRILTNLTNIYSSRLSKKEIKSLALATYRHWAKSIIELLSIEHWTPEQFNQIIQIEGRENLDAVWNGQQGLVCVLAHYGNWELAGAYFAKVWQIPINVVGNVLYDKKVDRLLNELRVKVGLKILSRGNALKASLTALKQNEVLAIMADYDAGGKTMRFPFLESSIDFPVASLYFAYRSKVPVLPLFVVRQDNNTHRICFEKPLQKGQYLEPEADFKHFVSQFVSLIETYIRRAPTQWAWME, translated from the coding sequence ATGAAACTGAGTAAAAAAATTAAACATAATGCCGTATATTGGCTGATTATCGGATGTAAAAAACTCGTACAATGGGTTCCGTTAAAGGTAGCTCTGGCTATAAGCAGTATATTCGCTACCATAGGATATTATATGGTAGCGAAAAATCGTAAGCGAATATTAACTAACTTAACGAATATATATTCGTCTCGGTTAAGCAAAAAGGAAATTAAATCATTAGCGCTTGCCACCTATCGACATTGGGCAAAAAGTATTATCGAATTATTGAGTATCGAGCATTGGACTCCGGAACAATTCAATCAAATTATTCAAATTGAAGGGCGCGAAAATCTTGATGCGGTTTGGAATGGACAGCAAGGGTTAGTTTGCGTTCTCGCCCATTATGGTAACTGGGAATTAGCTGGTGCTTATTTCGCTAAAGTCTGGCAAATACCAATCAATGTAGTTGGCAATGTATTATACGATAAAAAAGTTGACCGATTGTTGAACGAGTTGCGGGTAAAAGTAGGTCTGAAAATTTTATCGCGTGGAAATGCATTAAAAGCATCGTTAACTGCTTTGAAACAGAACGAGGTTCTTGCGATTATGGCAGATTACGACGCTGGCGGTAAAACAATGCGATTTCCGTTTTTAGAAAGCTCGATTGATTTTCCGGTAGCGTCGTTATATTTTGCATATCGGAGTAAGGTTCCGGTGTTGCCACTGTTTGTGGTTCGGCAAGATAATAATACACATCGGATTTGTTTTGAAAAGCCATTACAAAAAGGGCAATATCTGGAACCTGAAGCTGACTTCAAACATTTTGTAAGTCAATTTGTATCATTGATAGAAACCTATATCCGCCGTGCACCAACTCAATGGGCTTGGATGGAATAG
- the lptC gene encoding LPS export ABC transporter periplasmic protein LptC: MISIDMQLASGYAISHEMTQGSAYINTEGLVLKEYLSGQEHRSLRTKRAIFNQKDNIVELIEPNFFLFNSQGKPMLSLTAASSQVDLKNQLIQIQGNVHVRLTDQTDFYTTQLFWNTREKTFYTNAAIKLIRDNHQIDGKGLIADEAFENIQIQQFAAKRTLSVPATHTTKPNQAIQSKK; encoded by the coding sequence ATGATATCGATTGATATGCAACTTGCGAGTGGATACGCGATATCTCATGAAATGACGCAAGGTTCAGCATATATAAATACTGAGGGATTGGTTTTGAAAGAGTATCTATCGGGTCAGGAACATCGTTCGCTACGAACGAAACGAGCGATTTTCAATCAAAAGGATAATATTGTAGAATTAATTGAACCGAATTTTTTCCTTTTTAATTCTCAGGGAAAGCCGATGTTAAGTCTCACGGCAGCGAGTAGTCAGGTTGATTTAAAGAATCAGCTTATTCAAATACAGGGTAATGTTCATGTTCGGTTAACCGACCAAACCGATTTTTATACAACCCAATTATTCTGGAATACGCGAGAGAAAACATTTTATACTAATGCGGCAATTAAACTTATTCGCGATAATCATCAAATCGACGGAAAAGGTTTAATTGCCGACGAGGCGTTTGAAAATATACAGATACAACAATTTGCAGCGAAACGAACGCTAAGCGTTCCTGCAACTCATACTACCAAACCGAATCAAGCGATTCAATCGAAAAAATGA
- a CDS encoding tetratricopeptide repeat protein, giving the protein MAHELMDKATAYQILQIPKEATEDEIKHAYIQLVKKHPPELDPDNFIKIRKAYENLKDPVKRAREDLFTFNFIHDQFRFSDEMKQPTPLQRINEDIDALSMQLESGAADSETKNQLILAYAKRAYDYVKKKLWSEAIQDWEAIRKLDETNEDIAHNLFYGYSTMGYYYGVHERYQEAIQCWLKALALRENTPALYHNLAIAYDKIGDKENSEKYWRETLKRWEMRLREDPADEYLKTCIVELHKFFGGRLLSTSPDKKANIEEAIAEYREVLKISPDNFHAQLQITTALMQEGKWNEAIKELNQMLRVHRDNLEVLNMLGWAYLNSGKVDESFAVWNRCIALDPKNQMARDNIIRGHLTVGKKLRERGLYNAALVHFKSVLKYLPSKPDIHLEIGNTYAMKGDYRSAVACWQTVLQLDPKNKIAKKAIAETRFR; this is encoded by the coding sequence ATGGCACATGAGTTAATGGATAAAGCTACCGCATATCAAATCTTACAGATTCCTAAAGAAGCGACTGAGGATGAAATTAAACATGCATATATTCAGCTGGTAAAAAAACATCCGCCAGAACTTGACCCGGATAATTTTATTAAAATTCGGAAAGCGTATGAGAATCTGAAAGACCCGGTTAAACGCGCTCGCGAAGATTTATTTACCTTCAACTTCATCCACGACCAATTCCGGTTCAGCGATGAAATGAAACAACCTACCCCACTCCAGCGAATCAATGAAGATATTGACGCATTATCTATGCAGTTAGAATCAGGCGCTGCGGATAGCGAAACCAAAAACCAATTAATTCTCGCGTATGCGAAACGCGCCTACGATTATGTAAAGAAAAAACTCTGGTCTGAAGCAATTCAGGATTGGGAAGCAATACGCAAACTAGATGAAACGAACGAAGATATTGCCCATAACCTGTTTTATGGATATAGCACAATGGGATATTATTATGGAGTGCACGAACGATATCAAGAGGCAATCCAATGTTGGTTAAAAGCTCTTGCCTTACGGGAAAATACCCCTGCCCTCTATCACAATTTAGCGATTGCGTATGATAAAATCGGCGATAAGGAAAATAGTGAAAAATATTGGCGCGAAACCTTGAAACGATGGGAAATGCGACTACGTGAAGACCCGGCGGATGAATATTTAAAAACCTGTATTGTTGAACTACATAAGTTTTTCGGTGGCAGACTGTTAAGTACCTCTCCAGATAAGAAAGCGAATATCGAAGAAGCGATTGCCGAATATCGGGAAGTATTAAAAATTTCACCGGATAATTTCCATGCCCAACTCCAGATAACCACCGCTCTTATGCAAGAGGGAAAATGGAATGAAGCAATTAAAGAACTTAACCAAATGCTTCGAGTTCATCGGGACAATCTTGAGGTACTCAATATGCTCGGCTGGGCATATTTGAATAGCGGGAAAGTAGACGAATCGTTTGCTGTCTGGAATCGTTGCATTGCGCTCGACCCGAAAAACCAAATGGCGAGAGATAATATTATCCGTGGACATTTAACCGTTGGGAAAAAACTACGCGAACGTGGATTATATAACGCAGCCTTAGTTCATTTCAAAAGTGTGTTAAAATATTTACCATCGAAACCGGATATTCATCTAGAAATCGGCAATACCTATGCAATGAAAGGAGATTATCGTTCTGCGGTTGCTTGCTGGCAAACCGTGTTACAGTTAGACCCGAAAAATAAGATTGCGAAGAAAGCAATTGCTGAAACCCGATTCCGCTAA
- a CDS encoding nucleotide exchange factor GrpE: MHALKLKREQFVIDEPKEPVISEDQNSLTQPKSYGDLVEEISALLRQQQSKQNNQFQPSVSQATVDPIIGLVEDLIPILDSFERTLDLAKSFSDNEVLSNWMKNIEAIYRKLKLILFRLGLREIESIGQPIDYNKHEVVEYQETNEVPENTIIAEKQRGYSFRDKVIRDAKVVVAKRIAHS; this comes from the coding sequence ATGCATGCATTGAAATTGAAACGAGAACAGTTTGTTATTGACGAACCGAAAGAGCCAGTGATTTCTGAAGACCAGAATTCCCTAACCCAACCGAAATCTTATGGTGATTTAGTCGAAGAAATTTCGGCGTTACTGCGACAACAGCAATCTAAACAAAATAATCAATTTCAGCCGAGTGTTTCCCAGGCAACCGTTGATCCTATCATTGGTCTGGTTGAAGATTTAATTCCTATCCTCGATAGTTTTGAAAGAACCCTTGACTTAGCGAAGAGTTTCAGCGATAATGAGGTATTGTCAAATTGGATGAAAAATATTGAAGCGATATATCGAAAATTAAAACTGATATTATTTCGACTCGGACTCCGTGAAATCGAAAGTATCGGTCAACCAATTGATTATAATAAACATGAAGTAGTAGAATATCAGGAAACGAATGAGGTTCCGGAGAATACTATCATTGCAGAAAAACAACGGGGTTATTCATTCCGGGATAAAGTTATCCGGGATGCTAAAGTTGTTGTAGCGAAAAGAATTGCTCATTCTTAA
- the dnaK gene encoding molecular chaperone DnaK, translating to MGKIIGIDLGTTTSLMAFMDKDKPAIIPNNLGERITPSVVCFTKSGEILVGKKAKKAAIMNVGRTIFSIKRHMGTDYRVKIDNKSYTPQEISSMILQKLKHDAEEYFGEEVNQAVITVPAYFTDKQRTATKDAGEIAGFNVRRIIDEPTAAALAYGLDKEEDQKLLVYDFGGGTFDVSVIEVISGVFQVLAIQGNTHLGGDDIDNRIVHYLVEEFKKKEGINLAEDETAMFRLKEAAEEAKIELSEVLETEIILDAIATTEKGPLTLTTTLTRSKLESLIYDIIERTIEPTRQAIEDAGLTPAEIDRVILVGGTTRIPAVQRLVKEIVKKDPHKDIVPEEVVALGAAVQSLVLAPLEGELEDTLAARYGKEAPVIVHLTPFSLGVGLINDQFGVLIERNSTYPTEAKDIFTTTRDFQEAISFPVYEGESPIASENTFLDMLRIDGITPAPRGVPRIEVTFRINPDRILEAKAVDLATGKEKQITVKATDSRLTEKEKQRMIQEAKARVAKMLKQQVKETVQQDAESLIFRAEKAIAESDDFLVEDIENAIKELKSALEGKDTSKIESKMEVLNSLLNRLGESAG from the coding sequence ATGGGTAAGATAATTGGTATCGATTTAGGGACAACCACTTCGTTAATGGCGTTTATGGATAAAGATAAACCAGCGATTATACCGAATAATCTTGGAGAACGGATCACGCCATCGGTTGTCTGTTTTACTAAATCGGGTGAAATTCTTGTTGGGAAAAAAGCGAAAAAAGCTGCTATTATGAATGTCGGCAGAACGATATTTAGTATCAAACGGCATATGGGAACCGATTATCGCGTGAAAATCGATAACAAGTCATATACGCCACAAGAAATTTCGTCTATGATTTTACAGAAGTTGAAACATGATGCGGAAGAATATTTTGGCGAAGAAGTCAATCAGGCGGTGATAACCGTTCCGGCTTATTTTACCGATAAACAGCGCACCGCAACGAAAGATGCGGGCGAAATTGCCGGATTTAATGTTCGGCGGATCATTGATGAACCGACTGCTGCGGCGTTAGCGTATGGGTTGGATAAAGAAGAAGACCAGAAATTGCTCGTGTATGACTTCGGTGGTGGAACGTTTGACGTTTCCGTTATTGAAGTTATCTCTGGCGTATTCCAGGTATTAGCTATTCAGGGGAACACCCATCTCGGTGGCGATGATATCGATAACCGGATTGTGCATTATCTCGTGGAAGAGTTTAAGAAAAAAGAAGGAATAAACCTAGCAGAAGATGAAACTGCAATGTTCCGATTAAAAGAAGCTGCAGAAGAAGCGAAAATTGAATTATCAGAAGTGTTAGAAACCGAAATTATTTTGGATGCGATTGCCACTACCGAAAAAGGTCCCTTAACGTTAACCACGACGTTAACTCGGTCGAAATTAGAATCGTTGATTTACGATATTATTGAGCGAACGATTGAACCGACTCGGCAGGCGATTGAAGATGCGGGATTAACCCCAGCGGAAATCGACCGGGTTATTCTCGTTGGAGGAACAACTCGCATTCCGGCAGTTCAGCGGCTGGTAAAAGAAATCGTGAAAAAAGACCCGCATAAAGATATCGTTCCGGAAGAAGTTGTTGCGTTAGGTGCGGCGGTGCAATCGTTAGTTCTCGCACCGTTAGAAGGAGAATTAGAAGATACGCTAGCAGCGCGATATGGCAAGGAAGCGCCGGTAATCGTCCACTTAACTCCGTTTTCGCTCGGAGTCGGGCTAATCAACGATCAATTTGGCGTGCTTATCGAACGGAATTCAACCTACCCGACTGAAGCGAAAGATATATTTACGACAACGCGCGATTTTCAGGAAGCGATTTCATTCCCGGTGTATGAAGGAGAAAGTCCGATTGCTTCCGAGAATACGTTTCTTGATATGTTGCGAATTGATGGGATAACCCCAGCGCCGCGTGGGGTGCCTCGGATTGAAGTAACGTTCCGCATCAATCCGGATCGGATTCTTGAAGCGAAAGCAGTAGATTTAGCTACCGGAAAAGAAAAACAAATTACGGTTAAGGCTACCGATAGTCGGTTGACCGAAAAAGAGAAACAGCGGATGATTCAAGAAGCGAAAGCGCGTGTTGCCAAGATGCTCAAACAGCAGGTTAAAGAAACCGTGCAACAGGATGCGGAATCGTTAATTTTCCGAGCAGAAAAAGCGATTGCGGAAAGTGATGATTTTCTCGTTGAAGATATCGAAAATGCCATTAAAGAGTTAAAATCTGCGCTCGAAGGAAAAGATACGAGTAAAATCGAGTCGAAAATGGAAGTGTTGAATTCGTTACTGAACCGACTCGGGGAATCCGCTGGTTAA
- a CDS encoding tetratricopeptide repeat protein, producing MRCPVCSTENRDDRTECYHCQSDLTILRTIINRAKQHYNNALEHAERGRTSEAIAELKTALELNSSHAPSHNVLGTLYAKKGLYKEAIAEWERALSLDPTLKKSHEYIQQALKFTQRSNLAKRVAQLTNLTFLLAGLLLISCSIILYFFYLDKLYQKGQHAFNNNDFQSAYTIFHQVANNNISTTMTQGARLAIAKIDAQLQTALTNIEQKRLLKQYEDGIALCLRMEKISLPSVWQQKFKEQKRALLTAILERDLPGALNVYYQKNDFQAAVQSVNQLKSKYPDIGNLPEYITAVAKLQNDYLSKQMQNIEQLQRQKKFQLAIEFAQSIISTNPPEEWKFKLTQLVTTLKKEKTQSEFQQIQSSYQNKRYEIAYTLLTAIDVAGLDPPQQVWLHNELPNIKSGLIKAYWKDMSEQSESIFSQNLTADSAQGIIKKADFIVRAAPDAQFADDALYFKGLAQEQLRQWNNAIASYLQLNKQFPKSSLVPDALYRMGFCYEQLKQSDSALATYQKLIQLYPKGKYTSLANARIKAVQKLSKELKSGRTEKQK from the coding sequence ATGCGCTGTCCTGTATGTTCGACAGAAAATCGTGATGACCGAACAGAATGTTATCATTGTCAGAGCGATTTAACGATTCTCCGGACGATAATCAATCGCGCGAAACAACATTACAATAATGCTCTCGAACATGCAGAACGTGGTCGGACTTCTGAAGCCATCGCTGAATTAAAAACAGCGCTTGAATTGAACTCGAGTCATGCGCCATCACATAATGTTCTCGGCACTCTCTATGCGAAAAAAGGGTTATACAAAGAAGCGATTGCCGAGTGGGAACGGGCGTTATCGCTCGACCCGACGTTAAAAAAATCGCATGAGTATATTCAGCAAGCGTTAAAATTTACCCAGAGGTCAAATTTAGCGAAAAGAGTCGCCCAATTAACCAATCTCACGTTTCTACTCGCCGGGTTATTGCTCATCTCGTGCAGTATCATATTGTATTTCTTCTATCTCGATAAGTTATATCAGAAAGGTCAGCACGCGTTCAATAACAACGATTTCCAAAGTGCATATACTATTTTCCATCAAGTAGCAAACAATAACATTTCAACGACGATGACGCAAGGCGCTCGATTAGCGATAGCAAAAATAGATGCACAACTACAAACTGCACTAACGAATATAGAACAGAAACGGTTACTGAAACAATACGAAGACGGCATCGCACTTTGTCTGCGAATGGAAAAAATCTCGTTACCGTCGGTTTGGCAACAGAAATTCAAAGAACAAAAACGGGCATTATTAACCGCGATACTCGAACGTGATTTACCCGGCGCACTTAATGTTTATTATCAAAAAAATGATTTTCAAGCTGCAGTGCAATCTGTCAACCAGCTTAAATCAAAATATCCTGATATTGGCAACTTACCAGAATATATCACTGCAGTAGCAAAACTGCAGAATGATTATTTATCCAAACAGATGCAGAATATCGAGCAACTTCAGCGACAGAAGAAATTTCAATTAGCTATTGAGTTCGCTCAGAGCATTATTAGCACCAACCCGCCAGAAGAATGGAAATTTAAATTGACGCAACTCGTTACCACATTGAAAAAAGAAAAAACGCAATCTGAATTTCAACAAATTCAATCCAGTTATCAAAATAAACGATACGAAATCGCGTATACGCTGTTGACCGCAATTGATGTTGCTGGATTAGACCCACCGCAACAAGTTTGGTTACATAACGAATTGCCCAATATCAAATCCGGATTAATCAAAGCATATTGGAAAGATATGAGCGAGCAGAGCGAATCAATCTTTAGCCAGAATTTAACAGCGGATTCCGCGCAGGGAATCATAAAAAAAGCAGACTTTATCGTTCGTGCTGCGCCGGATGCGCAATTTGCGGATGACGCGTTATATTTTAAAGGATTAGCGCAGGAGCAATTGCGACAATGGAATAATGCGATTGCGAGTTATCTGCAACTCAATAAACAATTCCCGAAAAGTTCTTTGGTACCTGATGCGTTATACCGCATGGGATTCTGCTACGAACAACTGAAACAATCTGATTCCGCACTCGCAACCTATCAGAAACTAATTCAGCTTTATCCTAAAGGGAAATATACCAGTTTAGCAAATGCAAGAATTAAAGCGGTACAGAAGCTATCGAAAGAACTGAAAAGCGGTAGAACTGAAAAACAAAAGTAA
- a CDS encoding sugar phosphate nucleotidyltransferase, with protein MKAIIMAGGQGTRLQPFTHTIPKPLLPVGRKPILQIIIEQLHRFGFSDIAITTEYKSDLISAYFQDGKNFGVTIRYVVEEQRLGTAGGLGKLRDWLDEPALLINGDILTKTNFKQLYDYHLHHPDSFMTVAIRTQSFPIPFGVAEIKNGKLLHITEKPNLHLQILAGIYVISPAVLHYISGQDYLDITEVIQRIIAENKPISLYEITEYWKDIGSIEDFTEVTKEENNW; from the coding sequence ATGAAAGCAATCATTATGGCTGGCGGGCAGGGGACTCGACTCCAGCCATTTACCCATACAATTCCGAAACCGTTGCTCCCGGTCGGGCGGAAACCGATTCTACAGATTATTATCGAACAATTGCACCGGTTCGGATTCTCCGATATTGCGATAACCACTGAATATAAATCCGATTTAATTTCCGCTTATTTCCAAGACGGGAAAAATTTCGGAGTAACCATTCGTTACGTGGTTGAAGAACAACGACTCGGTACCGCTGGCGGATTGGGAAAACTGCGGGATTGGCTCGATGAACCTGCGCTATTAATCAACGGCGATATTTTAACGAAAACGAATTTCAAACAGCTCTATGACTACCATCTCCACCACCCCGATTCCTTCATGACGGTTGCTATTCGAACCCAATCGTTCCCAATTCCATTCGGTGTCGCTGAAATTAAGAACGGAAAGTTATTGCACATCACCGAAAAACCGAACCTGCACTTGCAGATTCTCGCAGGGATATATGTGATTAGTCCAGCGGTGTTACACTATATCTCCGGTCAAGATTATCTCGATATAACCGAGGTCATTCAACGTATTATCGCTGAAAATAAACCGATTTCTCTCTACGAAATAACCGAATATTGGAAAGATATCGGGAGTATCGAGGATTTCACCGAAGTTACTAAAGAAGAAAATAATTGGTAG
- a CDS encoding GDP-mannose 4,6-dehydratase: MSTYWENKPVLVTGAGGFIGSHLVEQLVEKKAKVKAFIRYNSRNDRGALEWLSPLVQEKIEIIAGDLRNPDAVESAMRDVDTVFHLGALIAIPYSYRYPKDVIETNILGTTNILLSAKKLGTKRIIHASSSEVYGTAQYVPIDEQHPLQAQSPYAASKIGADKIVESFVKSYGLPITILRPFNTYGPRQSGRAVIPTIISQALTQTTIFLGAMNPKRDFTYIEDTIDAFFAVAESEKTIGEVYNAGSNFEISIGDLAEKIITLMDKKVDIIFDATRIRPATSEVGELMADSRKLMHATGWKPKTSLDDGLKKTIEWISEYITLYKANIYNI; this comes from the coding sequence ATGTCTACCTATTGGGAAAATAAACCGGTGCTCGTCACTGGCGCTGGCGGGTTTATCGGGAGTCATTTAGTTGAACAATTAGTTGAAAAGAAAGCTAAGGTTAAAGCGTTTATCCGATATAACTCGCGCAATGACCGTGGCGCATTAGAATGGCTATCTCCGCTCGTACAGGAGAAAATCGAAATTATCGCCGGCGATTTACGGAACCCGGACGCAGTTGAATCCGCAATGCGAGATGTAGATACCGTATTTCATCTCGGCGCACTGATTGCGATTCCGTATTCCTATCGCTACCCGAAAGATGTTATCGAAACGAATATCTTGGGAACAACGAATATCCTGTTGAGCGCAAAAAAACTCGGCACAAAACGAATCATCCACGCATCCAGCAGTGAAGTTTATGGCACTGCTCAATATGTTCCGATAGATGAACAACATCCATTGCAAGCGCAATCGCCATATGCGGCAAGTAAAATCGGTGCAGATAAAATCGTTGAAAGTTTCGTTAAATCATACGGATTACCGATAACCATATTACGACCGTTTAACACCTACGGACCACGGCAATCAGGTCGAGCGGTTATCCCGACTATCATCTCGCAAGCGTTAACGCAAACTACGATTTTCCTCGGCGCAATGAATCCGAAACGTGACTTTACCTACATCGAAGATACGATAGACGCATTTTTTGCCGTCGCTGAATCTGAGAAAACGATTGGTGAAGTGTATAATGCGGGGAGTAACTTCGAGATATCAATCGGCGATTTAGCGGAAAAAATCATTACCTTGATGGATAAAAAAGTTGATATTATTTTCGATGCGACCCGAATCCGCCCGGCAACGAGTGAAGTCGGCGAACTGATGGCGGATTCACGGAAATTGATGCACGCTACCGGCTGGAAACCGAAAACCAGTCTCGATGATGGACTGAAAAAAACTATCGAATGGATTAGCGAATATATCACGTTATACAAAGCGAATATCTATAATATCTAA